In Nomia melanderi isolate GNS246 chromosome 4, iyNomMela1, whole genome shotgun sequence, the following are encoded in one genomic region:
- the LOC116425237 gene encoding uncharacterized protein LOC116425237, translated as MKMRVKTMPRQRIYHGNNNFESVSEIIIRKSDKSSNNDVKPRLRGAEKMFDASSKEENNNSKEKRSDHSDVNEEKKKETLNCTAEALDMTIKHKVNSSQENLSNRRSIVGAPSSEYSDVSSKKDLTETIYSDSNNNVKCDKLVLSPIESRCCPLAGPSTVVRSPRCEGESKSSVQDDDIPAEAVNLCKKDHQDEDVSNPSGEADGKLKDTFLYKIMTDPTFLENIQKHKQPRKYSCQFCKLEFVNGDELADHMDVKKDESNQVVCCACKKTFAQKRYLRYHQRCHSERTKFTCDICTKKYTRLDNLTRHNAFHVNPDKFSCTYCEKTFARKDLLNKHLKCHDNKYRFFCELCQKYFKGPLTLDNHKKMFHSV; from the exons atgaaaatgagGGTGAAGACAATGCCACGACAGCGAATATATCACGGGAACAATAATTTCGAATCCGTATCTGAAATTATCATTAGAAAATCAGATAAATCTTCGAATAACGACGTGAAACCGCGATTGAGGGGTGCTGAAAAGATGTTCGATGCATCGAGCAAAGAGgagaataataattctaaagaGAAACGATCGGATCATTCCGATGTAaacgaagagaagaagaaggaaacgtTGAATTGTACCGCGGAAGCATTGGACATGACGATTAAACATAAG GTTAACTCGTCGCAGGAAAATTTATCGAATCGACGCTCGATAGTTGGAGCACCGAGTTCTGAATATTCTGATGTATCCTCTAAGAAGGACCTAACGGAAACGATCTACAGTGACagcaataataatgtaaaatgcGACAAATTG GTGTTATCTCCAATAGAATCGAGATGCTGCCCTTTAGCTGGCCCTTCGACCGTTGTACGTTCGCCGAGGTGCGAAGGGGAATCAAAATCCTCCGTCCAGGACGATGACATCCCAGCCGAAGCTGTTAATCTGTGCAAGAAGGACCATCAAGACGAAGACGTGTCGAATCCCAGTGGAGAAGCCGATGGGAAGCTAAAGGACACTTTCCTTTATAAAATCATGACGGACCCGACGTTCCTGGAGAACATACAGAAACACAAGCAGCCTAGAAAGTACTCGTGCCAGTTTTGCAAGCTGGAGTTCGTGAACGGTGATGAGCTGGCTGATCACATGGACGTGAAGAAGGACGAGTCGAATCAGGTAGTCTGCTGCGCCTGCAAGAAAACGTTCGCACAGAAACGTTACCTCAGGTATCATCAAAGATGTCACTCGGAAAGGACCAAGTTCACCTGCGATATCTGCACTAAAAAGTATACTAGGTTGGATAATTTGACTAGGCACAACGCATTTCACGTGAACCCCGATAAGTTCTCGTGCACTTACTGCGAGAAAACCTTTGCGAGAAAGGATCTACTGAACAAGCACTTAAAGTGCCATGATAATAAGTATCGATTTTTCTGCGAGTTGTGTCAGAAGTATTTCAAAGGCCCTCTCACGTTGGACAATCATAAAAAGATGTTTCATTCAGTTTAA